tgcgtgccctccctagctgcgcccgaaccgaacaagaacaagtctttaggactccaagtgtcgtccctccgtagatagtccacagcacgtccggatccgccttaagattgaccaacttgaatcgcccttaaggtactagaaaatttcggcacttttatgagcaagatgtgtgttttaattttctctcaaaaactcacttttgaatactttgaaacttgttataaattgtgagccctagcctcatatttataggggtatggaaagggaatcgaaatcctattcagatacaaattaattaaacctagaatcctacaagaactctaattttaattaatttatcaaatagaattaggaatttaatcattaaccgaactctgcatgttttaggaaacgtgcacgaacacaaacacttgcacacacacgcacggctgccacgatgggccccatgcgtgcgcgcgagcagcagcccacgcagcgcccgcgcgcgctgcgcgctgtgcgcgctgcgcagcctgctgggcctggccttgcgctgggcctggcgtggctgtttgtgcggcgcgcttggcttgctgggcgatggcctggcttcgtgctgggcctcgtccggcaggcctcgtccgatgcttattcgtacgatgcgcttccgattaaattttccgattccggaattcatttccgatacgaacaatatttaatatttccgattccggaattaatttccgtttcgaacaaatatttaatatttccgtttccggaattattttccgattccggtaatatttccgattctgacaatatttccgtttccggcaatatttccgattctggcaatatttccatttccgataatattttccgatacgtaccatgtttccgtttccggcaacatctacgacttggataatatttatatttccgatacgatccatatttccgtttccggcaatatcatcgtttccggagtattcatttcttgcctgtgacgatcttagctcccactgaaaccaagatccgtcggttccgaatattcatagatggagtatttaatgccattaaatacttgatccgtttacgtactatttgtgtgaccctacgggttcagtcaagagtaagctgtggattaatatcattaattccacttgaactgaagcggcctctagctaggcattcagctcacttgatctcactgaattattaacttgttaattaatactgaaccgcatttattagacttaacatagaatgcatacttggaccaagggcattatttccttcaaatatgtcttaattatgcatgagattatggcttgattatgttgcatgattaaggattttagttcacttaaaatctaaccaacatagtaagagccttaagttccaaactttaaaattgagttaaagggtgccatgccaaaataacacttacttggataacctttacatcaatcttagtaatagttttccgccatagcgaggtgttacttattgatcctaaaggggtaaggtacacaaataattgtgagtacatgttagttttggtgaaactcaacgatataagtaaggagtccttttatgtcgtggcaaaacagataggtttacctaataagaccttagacgtacctatcaaccaagagtagtttatagactattagcaaaggctttgcttacctaaaatattttagaattgagtctagagacataatgtgcttaattcttcaatgatttaaggatcttggaatcattttattcacacctgccggaacacataacttaaataaaatgcttaataaatattaaattatgcatgcattctataatttaagtttattaagagaaactgtgaatggttatttatttgtttattctttttcaattgtagttttgactatggcaaacaacaattctttcaacatccgatcaattctcgaaaaggagaagttgagcgggaaaaacttccttgactggcaaaggaacttgcaacgCTTCCTCTAGATTGTCGAACTCTCTCTCTAGGTTTCTCTCACGGAGCGCGTACTTCTCACGCGACACCGTCGCCTTAGCAAGAGACTCATGGGGAAGAAGAGAGGTGGTGACAAGGGTGGTGGAAGCAAACCgaattttctatcctatttggaccatattttctatcctatttgggctatACTAGTCCGTTTCcataacctacaaaacagtacatttacaatataccattcacccattcatttatcaatgaatgacccacatagctggttagtagaacatattatgcatcacataaatatttgcatcaattaatcaaggattCCAATAacctacaaattattcaatccttattaattctaatcgagttgttttaaccttaaaggaatgtagacctaatcaagagtttatgactaaaacgctcccactaaaaccaagaattttatatgctttaaaaatttaaaacataaaattgtatttcctactccaaatcctaaagacttgttcttgttcggttcaggcgcagctagggagggcacgcaacaaagtgtatgcatctaaactatgctaaatgattatgtgtaaataatatgctttcctggctttatggtttttccgcatgatttatgttttgtcatatgaatcataacctaacacattgaTCACATAACGACAAAGTGATAAATTAAAGAACAAGCCAACAAAAGACAAGCTCAAGAAATCCTGACAAGGCTGCCAGATATACAAACGAACCTTGGAAGAGTACAGGTCAATCACTGTAGGAGTGTGACTTATAGCTTCATCGATTTTTTCAAGAGCGGTGCTGAATTGACTACGTCTATCATAATGCTGCAAAAGCAATGGGTAAAAAGGAACGAAAGGACTTTTAGAAAGAGTAAAAGGGATAACAGTATAACACTCTATATTAAATATAATCATATTTCAAAAATCCAGACCTGCGCCACCAAGAACAAAGTCCACATAAAGGTACAAGGAGGCTCGTTTTTTAGTTCTTTAAAAGCCGACAAAGGACCGGGTGTCAACCAAATTTGGCCAATGATTAATGAATGCCCCGATTTTCTCTGTGCAAATGTGCAATTAGTTAGGATATTAGAAGGAATGATGCTGGCAATCACGAATTTTTTCCACAAAAGCACGGTTATTAGGAAACTAATATTTCATTTAGTCCAACACTCAACACTGATTGTTATACTCCTGCTTTTGTTCCTTCTATTTTCTCTTGTTAAAATAATCACAGCAAAAGTACACAATTTTATATCCACAATTCTGAATTCTGACCTATAATTGGTTAAAAACAATCTTCGATCATCCAACCTCAAACACATAAATTAATACTCATGTGTCCTGTATAGAAATAAATTAGCCAGTAATGCTATTTTGGAATGTCCGgaaaaaaaaatcctaaaacAGTTACAATTTTATGAATAGATTTCTCAATATGCCCTAGTGTAGATTGATAGATATATCATATATGTGTGTGACACAGGTACATTAGCTTATCTCTTACTTATGAAAGCACAACTAAAGTTCCTTTAAATTTCCAGTATGACTTATATATATAGTAGATTTGTTTTTAACATCTACAATCTGACAGGACAAATTGCATTCAgcccaatgcaaaaaataatcaCTTGAATCCCATTCACAAAAAGGCGGAGACGATCAACTTCTGttgacaaattaaaaaaaatagtataCCTGAAGTTcaaaaaaagaatgaaaaggGTACAGATTAAATCTGAGTATAAATCAAAATTAGATTGAAGAATGCAAAGCTATCAAAGTAGTGCAATATCTATTTTTCGAACCTCTTAATGAGCACAAACGAAGAAACTTTTCTTTCAAGCTATGCTATTCATATATCAAGCATTTTGAGATTCTAATACTTaaataatttgttaatttatacTGATACTCATAATCATACCTCAATCTTCTTTTACTTAATCTATATATTTGTGCAAGCTCACGAGCTTTCAAGCATAGGATTGACCATTACATAATAATATCCTCGTTTTCTAAGAATAACATAGCATCTAAACTCAAATACCACTAAAAGTCTCCTTGAAATTTGAGTACTACCTAAAAAGTTAATTACTCAACATGAATATCGTTTGACCAAAAAAAACATGAATAACGCTCTCGAAAACAAACAAGCGTTCACTAAGCCAATAAGCATCCAATTCAATCTTTTCATTTTTCTAAGAATAACATAGCATCTAAACTCAAATACCACTAAAAGTCTCCTTGAAATTTGAATCTATAACTCTTTTAAAAGCAAGAACACCTTGTTTTAGTAATGACTTGCATAGAGATTTTCACTTTTGCTTAGATTTGGGCAAAAAGACATTTCCATGATTCTGTTATTGAGTTTCGAACACACCATGCATATAGATGCAATAAAGCCATGAAAATTGCTAATTATACTTTCATTTGACCTAAAAATTGTGGAAGTTCAAATGAGGTTTACACCTTAAAGATTGAATTTCTCTGAAAGTCCATTTTACAGTTCACCAGACAAAAATGTTAAAACAGGGTTGTGCAATTACCAACAGAGTAATTTCAGCAAACTGGAAAGCTGAGATGAACATGACGTTCAGAAATTATACCTCTGTTAGCCTGTGTCGAAGCCAGTTCAGGCCGTCAGTGGTAAGACTCCTAAGTGTCCCTCCAAACTCCACAGTCTGAGGAATTATGTTCAAAGCAGTATCCCCTTTGACATATGTAACAAACAGTACCTTCAGAAGAAGTAATTAGTTGTTAGCCTTTGGTTTACCCACAAATTTACCAACACATGCATCTTATGTACCTGAAGATCCTGTGTCAGATCCCTGACACTCTTAGATGAATATGGAAACTTCCATTGAATAGACAAGCCGGTCATAACACTTGGACACATACTCGTGTCTCAACTCAGACACGAGTATctgaacaaacaaaaagaattcAGAAAGGTTTTAAGAAATAATACATGGCTAGCAAAGGGATCTCTGGAAATGAGTTGCTGCAGTGCCAGAATAATGAATGAAGCTGACACAATTAGATCGACATTGTTATGAGGTTCTGCAGCATGAGCTCCTAGTCCTTCAATCTTTACTTTGAAGATGCACACTGCTGCACAAGCAGGCCCAGAAACAGAAGATATGCTCCCTATGGGTGTCGTGAATTCAACATGCATTCCCAAAATTGCTTTGGCTTCACCAAGGGCACCTTCCTGTACCATATGAGATGCACCTGCACCCCCTTCTTCAGCAGCCTGGAATAGCAATCTCATAGTTCTCTTTAGTGTCACAAAATGCATAAATATGTACTGCAGTCAAATTTCAAAGGACAAACCCATACATGTTCtaccaaacaaaaaaaacatagCCACAAGAGTTACTAAGCTACAGAACAAACCTTGAGGCGATCCTTCCTTTGATTCAGGAATTTAGCTGCACCAAGGAGCTGAGCATTGTAGTATGAGCATCATGTCCACAACTGTGCATTCTTCCATCAATTTTTCTCTTATGCTCCTAATTTACAAGTTCTTATTTTTATCCATACAATGATTAGAATAACAGAGACAAGCATCGCCATtccatatataatatatatagacTCGATTCATGTTATCAATAGATAAATGGGACAATTTTATATATCAAGCTAGGTGCAAATTTCAATACCTCACAACAGAGTTAATAAAACAGAAACATAACTTTGGACTTACAAAACTATGAAATCCCCCAAATAATTAAGCACCAAATCATAATCAACATAAATAAACTACACAAATTCACTCAACTCCAGCTTCCATTTAACATTTTGATTTGGTCAATCATTTAGGTTAGACCTTAGTTTCTATCTACTCTTCGGTTTCTTTTCTTCGAACTCGAAGTCACTGTATTTCATCCGAAAGGATGGGTTTTCTCCTAGTTTTCTTTCCTATTAAAAAATAGAAAAGGATGGGTTTTCTCCTAGTTTTCTTTCCTAATTAAGTTTAAGAAACATAAGAGTTAAATGAtttctttaaatttttatattgcAGTTGAAATTCATTTGTTAAGATTGTAAAATCAtatatttttatgataataattaGTAACATATAAACCAGTATTAGAAAATCAATAGTAATAGTGCAGTGTATAATTTGCAATTTTTTCCATGTTACGTGATTGATATTTTTCATATTAATATTAGAAAATCAATAGTAATAGTGCAGTGTGTTATTTTCGATTCTTGCCATAATAAATGAACTCGTAATATTACTTGTAATATACTCCATATATTGTTCTATGATatggaaggaaacaaattagaaaatttatagtttttaaAAGTTTCTTTAATGGAGTAGacattataaaattaaattaaattaaattaaaaaaaagtcaaagaCACATCgagagatgacacgtgtcaatcatGATGTGTATTTTAGTATATAGTTATTGAAGTTATTGattgattaaaaaatatatatttaattagataataaaaagaaattgttgattaacatatgattaattattaatgaataatttttaaaatttaaaaaacaattttcaaaatGTTATTACGAGGTAAAGTAAGGAGAagagataaaataaataaaaatccatTGTCATTGTAAACACAAAGTTAAAGTCAAAGTTTTGTGTACAATGTTCTAATTAGTGACATTTATGATATTTTTAATGCATACAGTCATATCCATATTTTGTTGACTATTCAGTTAGACCCCGTTTGGTTCGAGCACATGTATAAGGTATATGTTTGAGTATTAAACTCATGAGTTTATAATCAACGATACATAGAAAATCATAACTTATCCCACCTGTTtggtaaaataaatttagaatttaATCCTACCGATAATATACTCTCCTACTCTTTATTCTCGTCTATTTTTTTTACACCTTCCCCTCCTCTTCTACTTAAAGATGTAcggaaaaaaaactaaaattcaatcaagTATAAAAGGCAGACATTATATTTTGATATATGACATCATCTCCACCACCATAATCGCTCTCTTTGCTTCAACTCTAACCATCATATTCTTCTGCCACTAGACGAAATTTAATTTTTGGtggttgttttttttataattgaaGCTACAAATCTAGACTTCAATGTCCAAAATTTCGACGATTAACAATATATCTAGGTATTTTATTCTAAGATATGTTTAGTTAAATTATTTTTCAGTATTCTAATTTTGTCATTTTGGGTTCTTACGGGGGTGTTGGTGGTGGCGTTAGGTAGCATTGGCGATTTGATGACGAATCGACAGGATAGTAACTTTGtaatataatttttatgatattgATTTTTTGGGTAGCTTGGGCGGCGACGGTGGTGGAGTAATATTAGTTAGGGTGTCACGATGTTTGTTTGATCGAGTTTGCACTGTcgattttattttcaattaataTAATTCCATATATCCACCTTCCCCTTGAGTACAAGAACTCGATACCATAGGGGTTTTGAAGGTGGATCccctaattttaaattttataaaaatagtTAACCAAACATCAAGTATGGGGTTGGATGATTTCAAAATATGCTGTATTTAATTTCCATTCGTCTACTTGGGCCAGGCCCAAAATTTGTAGCACGGTTTCGAATATAGGCTATGCAAGTGTGAAATACAGAGTAACTGAGATCTTCTTCAACCTATCTTCTTCAACCTAATTTTAGTTTTCTGGCGGAAAAACTTTCATACAATCAGCAAGTTTGCTTGGGAAACGTGAATATTAGATTGAAATCCCGTTTCCCATTCGTTTCCGGGATGAATTCAGTTTCAAACACGTCTCCATTTTTCTGAAACGGTTTCGGCGCGTTCCGAAACGCGTTTCCCGGTTTCCCCGTTCCAGGACGTTTCGGAAACGGTAAgtcgtgatttttttttttggcgttTCCGTGCTTCGTAGCTCTCTACATTCTAACGTGGATGACATTGGGACCATAAGCAAAACTGAATTGAAGAGGGTGGGAGGACATGGGAAAGAAGAACAAGGTATAAACTAAACCAACATGATTGTGAATTTTGAATTGTAATTAGTAGCTGCAATTGCGATATTATATATTCATAAACTTATTAATCTAACTACGGATGAAATTGTTCAAATGTTTTGATGTGGGttcatatttaatattttcagtttgtttaggattgtgttttatttatttatttaatcttTGTTGTCTGTCAAAATGCAATATAATGGTTGAGATTGGAAACAACCAGAGTGTGGTACTCGAAAAACGCTGATTCTGATTCTGGCTCCGTTCTGGTTAATAGTTTAATCAGATGATACCCTAGGGGAATATGGTTTGTTCCAATTTTATATATTGATGGAGCTTTAATAACTTGTTTGCAGAGTAAAAGAGATTTTTAAGAAATAAGACATGGTAGTGAGGTGGCCAATGCTACTTAATCCGACGCAGCTTGCGCAGATTATACGACAGCAGAAAAACCCGTTTACTGCTATAAAGATCTTTAATGAAGCCAAAACCAAGTATCCTAATTATCGTCACAATGGTGCTGTTTATGCTACCATGATTAACCTACTTGGAAGCTCGGGTCAATTTGATGAGATGAAGCAAGTAATTGAACAGATGAAAGATGACTCATGTGAGTGCAAAGATAC
This sequence is a window from Spinacia oleracea cultivar Varoflay chromosome 1, BTI_SOV_V1, whole genome shotgun sequence. Protein-coding genes within it:
- the LOC110793838 gene encoding IAA-amino acid hydrolase ILR1-like 5 codes for the protein MRLLFQAAEEGGAGASHMVQEGALGEAKAILGMHVEFTTPIGSISSVSGPACAAVCIFKVKIEGLGAHAAEPHNNVDLIVSASFIILALQQLISRDPFASHILVSELRHEYVSKCYDRLVYSMEVLFVTYVKGDTALNIIPQTVEFGGTLRSLTTDGLNWLRHRLTEKNEKIELDAYWLSERLYTIFFNLSTEVDRLRLFVNGIQHYDRRSQFSTALEKIDEAISHTPTVIDLYSSKVMETD